A stretch of Saccharomyces cerevisiae S288C chromosome IV, complete sequence DNA encodes these proteins:
- the NCB2 gene encoding negative cofactor 2 transcription regulator complex subunit NCB2 (Subunit of a heterodimeric NC2 transcription regulator complex; complex binds to TBP and can repress transcription by preventing preinitiation complex assembly or stimulate activated transcription; homologous to human NC2beta; complex also includes Bur6p) encodes MAGDSDNVSLPKATVQKMISEILDQDLMFTKDAREIIINSGIEFIMILSSMASEMADNEAKKTIAPEHVIKALEELEYNEFIPFLEEILLNFKGSQKVKETRDSKFKKSGLSEEELLRQQEELFRQSRSRLHHNSVSDPVKSEDSS; translated from the exons ATGGCTGGAGACTCCGATAATGTGTCGCTTCCCAAGG CGACCGTACAAAAGATGATATCTGAAATACTGGACCAGGATTTGATGTTTACCAAGGATGCAAGagaaatcatcatcaactCCGGCATAGAATTCATAATGATCCTGTCCTCGATGGCTTCCGAAATGGCGGACAACGAGGCTAAGAAAACCATAGCGCCCGAGCACGTGATCAAAGCGCTAGAAGAGTTGGAGTATAATGAGTTTATACCATTCTTAGAGGAaatattattgaattttaaGGGTTCCCAGAAGGTGAAAGAAACTAGGGATTCCAAGTTCAAGAAGTCAGGTCTCTCGGAAGAAGAGCTGCTACGACAACAAGAGGAGTTGTTTAGACAGTCAAGGTCCAGATTACACCACAATAGTGTATCTGATCCGGTTAAGTCGGAGGATTCTTCTTGA
- the UTP5 gene encoding Utp5p (Subunit of U3-containing Small Subunit (SSU) processome complex; involved in production of 18S rRNA and assembly of small ribosomal subunit), whose product MDSPVLQSAYDPSGQYLCYVTVALDKQRVGVQPTQRATSSGVDTVWNENFLYLEDSKLKVTCLKWVNLASSDTVAIILGMNNGEIWLYSVLANEVTYKFTTGNSYEIKDIDLMGNQLWCIDSSDAFYQFDLLQFKLLQHFRINNCVQLNKLTIVPAGDSVAQLLVASHSISLIDIEEKKVVMTFPGHVSPVSTLQVITNEFFISGAEGDRFLNVYDIHSGMTKCVLVAESDIKELSHSGQADSIAVTTEDGSLEIFVDPLVSSSTKKRGNKSKKSSKKIQIVSKDGRKVPIYNAFINKDLLNVSWLQNATMPYFKNLQWREIPNEYTVEISLNWNNKNKSADRDLHGKDLASATNYVEGNARVTSGDNFKHVDDAIKSWERELTSLEQEQAKPPQANELLTETFGDKLESSTVARISGKKTNLKGSNLKTATTTGTVTVILSQALQSNDHSLLETVLNNRDERVIRDTIFRLKPALAVILLERLAERIARQTHRQGPLNVWVKWCLIIHGGYLVSIPNLMSTLSSLHSTLKRRSDLLPRLLALDARLDCTINKFKTLNYEAGDIHSSEPVVEEDEDDVEYNEELDDAGLIEDGEESYGSEEEEEGDSDNEEEQKHTSSKQDGRLETEQSDGEEEAGYSDVEME is encoded by the coding sequence ATGGATTCTCCTGTTCTACAGTCCGCTTATGACCCATCAGGTCAGTATTTGTGTTATGTCACTGTAGCTTTGGACAAGCAACGCGTTGGTGTACAGCCCACTCAAAGGGCCACTTCCTCCGGAGTTGATACAGTGTGGAATGAGAATTTTCTGTATTTAGAGGACTCGAAATTGAAGGTGACGTGCTTAAAATGGGTAAACCTGGCTTCTTCCGACACAGTGGCTATTATATTGGGTATGAATAACGGTGAAATTTGGCTATATTCCGTATTGGCCAACGAAGTCACCTATAAATTCACTACGGGGAATTCTTACGAAATCAAAGACATAGACTTGATGGGTAATCAACTGTGGTGTATCGACTCCAGCGACGCATTCTATCAGTTCGATCTGTTACAATTCAAACTGTTACAACATTTTAGAATAAACAACTGCgttcaattgaataaaCTAACCATTGTTCCAGCAGGCGATTCTGTTGCACAACTTTTGGTTGCATCCCAttccatttctttaataGACATcgaagagaaaaaagtcGTAATGACATTTCCCGGTCATGTATCTCCAGTGTCCACATTGCAAGTTATAActaatgaatttttcatatcaGGCGCAGAGGGTGATAGATTCTTGAACGTATATGATATTCATTCCGGTATGACCAAATGCGTCCTTGTGGCTGAATCAGATATCAAGGAGTTATCTCATTCAGGCCAAGCCGATTCTATCGCAGTCACTACCGAGGATGGTAGCttggaaatttttgttgatcCATTGGTATCGAGttcaacaaagaaaagaggcAACAAGTCCAAAAAATCCAGcaaaaagattcaaatCGTCAGTAAAGACGGCAGGAAAGTTCCAATTTATAACGCATTTATTAATAAAGACCTTTTGAACGTATCGTGGTTACAAAATGCTACTATGCCTTACTTCAAGAACTTGCAGTGGAGAGAAATCCCTAATGAATATACCGTCGAAATTTCCCTAAATtggaataataaaaataagtcCGCCGATCGCGATCTACACGGTAAAGATCTTGCCTCAGCCACCAACTACGTGGAAGGTAATGCAAGAGTCACCTCTGGAGATAACTTCAAGCATGTTGATGACGCTATAAAGAGCTGGGAAAGAGAATTGACTTCTTTGGAACAAGAACAGGCCAAGCCCCCACAGGCCAATGAACTATTAACAGAAACATTTGGTGATAAGCTAGAATCAAGCACCGTCGCAAGGATTAGtgggaaaaaaacaaatttaaaAGGTTCCAATCTCAAGACTGCTACGACAACCGGGACGGTAACAGTAATTCTGTCGCAAGCACTACAATCAAATGATCATTCACTGTTGGAAACAGTGCTCAATAATCGTGACGAGAGGGTCATTAGGGATACTATCTTCCGTCTGAAACCAGCACTGGCTGTCATTCTCTTAGAAAGGTTGGCAGAGAGGATTGCAAGACAAACCCACCGTCAAGGCCCATTGAATGTTTGGGTAAAATGGTGTTTAATCATACACGGTGGCTATTTGGTTTCTATTCCAAATTTGATGTCTACTCTATCGTCGTTACATTCCACCTTGAAAAGGCGTTCCGACTTATTACCAAGGCTACTAGCACTGGATGCAAGGTTAGACTGTACTAtaaataaattcaaaactttGAACTATGAAGCAGGCGACATCCACTCATCCGAACCAGTTGTCGAAGAGGACGAAGACGACGTTGAATATAACGAAGAACTCGATGATGCCGGCCTTATAGAGGACGGTGAAGAATCTTATGGcagtgaagaagaagaagaaggtgatAGTGACAACGAAGAGGAACAGAAGCATACCTCATCTAAGCAAGATGGCCGTTTAGAAACGGAGCAGAGCGACGGCGAGGAGGAAGCCGGATATAGTGACGTTGAGATGGAATAG
- the HPT1 gene encoding hypoxanthine phosphoribosyltransferase (Dimeric hypoxanthine-guanine phosphoribosyltransferase; catalyzes the transfer of the phosphoribosyl portion of 5-phosphoribosyl-alpha-1-pyrophosphate to a purine base (either guanine or hypoxanthine) to form pyrophosphate and a purine nucleotide (either guanosine monophosphate or inosine monophosphate); mutations in the human homolog HPRT1 can cause Lesch-Nyhan syndrome and Kelley-Seegmiller syndrome) yields the protein MSANDKQYISYNNVHQLCQVSAERIKNFKPDLIIAIGGGGFIPARILRTFLKEPGVPTIRIFAIILSLYEDLNSVGSEVEEVGVKVSRTQWIDYEQCKLDLVGKNVLIVDEVDDTRTTLHYALSELEKDAAEQAKAKGIDTEKSPEMKTNFGIFVLHDKQKPKKADLPAEMLNDKNRYFAAKTVPDKWYAYPWESTDIVFHTRMAIEQGNDIFIPEQEHKQ from the coding sequence ATGTCGGCAAACGATAAGCAATACATCTCGTACAACAACGTACATCAACTATGTCAAGTATCCGCTGAGAGAATTAAGAATTTCAAGCCGGACTTAATCATTGccattggtggtggtggttTCATTCCTGCTAGGATCCTACGTACGTTCCTAAAGGAGCCCGGCGTGCCAACCATCAGAATTTTTGCTATTATTTTGTCTTTGTACGAAGATTTGAACAGTGTAGGCTCAGAAGTTGAGGAAGTTGGTGTTAAGGTTAGCAGAACACAATGGATTGATTACGAGCAATGTAAATTAGATCTAGTCGGCAAGAACGTTCTTATCGTTGACGAAGTCGATGACACCCGTACCACACTTCATTACGCTTTGAGtgaattggaaaaggatGCAGCTGAACAGGCAAAGGCTAAAGGTATCGATACTGAAAAGTCTCCAGAGATGAAAACAAACTTCGGGATTTTTGTTCTACACGATAAGcaaaaaccaaagaaaGCAGATTTGCCTGCCGAAATGTTGAATGACAAGAACCGTTATTTTGCAGCTAAAACTGTTCCAGACAAGTGGTATGCATATCCATGGGAATCTACTGACATTGTTTTCCATACTAGAATGGCTATTGAACAGGGCAATGACATCTTTATTCCTGAGCAGGAACACAAGCAATGA
- the URH1 gene encoding trifunctional uridine nucleosidase/nicotinamide riboside hydrolase/nicotinic acid riboside hydrolase (Uridine nucleosidase (uridine-cytidine N-ribohydrolase); cleaves N-glycosidic bonds in nucleosides; dual roles in NAD+ biosynthesis and the nucleobase salvage pathway; monomeric structure unique to this class of enzymes): MTVSKIPIWLDCDPGHDDAIAILLGCFHPAFNLLGISTCFGNAPPENTDYNARSLLTAMGKAQAIPVYKGAQRPWKREPHYAPDIHGISGLDGTSLLPKPTFEARTDKTYIEAIEEAILANNGEISFVSTGALTTLATVFRCKPYLKKSVKYISIMGGGLHGLGNCNPNLSAEFNVWIDPDAANYIFRDPDVKDKCIVVPLNLTHKAIATYKVNEMIYNEKNNSKLRELFLELFQFFAHTYKDMQGFESGPPIHDPVALMPLLEFYGWDPSSAVGFRYKRMDISCIDDVFNENSGKIIIEKEYPNDSDVGTIIGLDLNIQYFWDQIFEALNRADKMSTIG, translated from the coding sequence atgaCTGTTAGTAAAATACCCATATGGCTAGATTGTGATCCTGGTCATGATGATGCCATAGCCATTTTATTAGGCTGTTTCCATCCAGCTTTCAATCTTCTAGGAATCAGCACGTGTTTTGGTAACGCACCGCCAGAGAATACTGACTACAACGCCCGTTCTCTTTTGACTGCGATGGGCAAAGCACAAGCGATTCCAGTTTATAAAGGCGCACAGAGACCTTGGAAAAGGGAACCTCATTATGCTCCTGACATTCATGGTATATCAGGTTTAGACGGCACTTCTTTGCTACCTAAGCCAACATTTGAGGCAAGAACTGATAAAACGTATATTGAGGCCATTGAAGAGGCGATTCTAGCTAACAATGGAGAGATATCCTTTGTGTCTACTGGTGCACTTACCACATTAGCAACAGTTTTTAGGTGTAAACCATACCTAAAAAAATCTGTCAAATATATTAGCATTATGGGGGGTGGACTCCATGGTCTAGGAAACTGTAACCCAAATCTTTCTGCTGAATTCAACGTTTGGATTGATCCTGACGCAGCGAATTACATATTCCGTGATCCCGATGTAAAGGACAAATGTATAGTAGTTCCTCTAAATTTAACTCACAAGGCCATAGCTACTTACAAGGTTAACGAAATGATATACAACGAAAAGAATAACAGCAAGTTACGAGAATTGTTTTTGGagctttttcaattttttgctCATACCTACAAGGATATGCAAGGATTTGAATCGGGCCCACCTATACATGATCCGGTAGCTTTGATGCCGCTTTTGGAATTTTATGGGTGGGATCCATCGTCTGCGGTTGGATTTCGCTACAAGAGAATGGACATATCCTGCATTGATGATGTTTTCAACGAAAACTCAGGGAAAattatcattgaaaaagaatatccAAATGACAGTGATGTTGGTACAATAATTGGTCTCGATTTGAATATCCAGTACTTTTGGGATCAGATTTTTGAAGCATTAAATAGAGCAGACAAAATGTCAACGATTGGATAA
- the DIT2 gene encoding putative cytochrome P450 (N-formyltyrosine oxidase; sporulation-specific microsomal enzyme involved in the production of N,N-bisformyl dityrosine required for spore wall maturation, homologous to cytochrome P-450s; SWAT-GFP and mCherry fusion proteins localize to the endoplasmic reticulum and vacuole respectively) encodes MELLKLLCLILFLTLSYVAFAIIVPPLNFPKNIPTIPFYVVFLPVIFPIDQTELYDLYIRESMEKYGAVKFFFGSRWNILVSRSEYLAQIFKDEDTFAKSGNQKKIPYSALAAYTGDNVISAYGAVWRNYRNAVTNGLQHFDDAPIFKNAKILCTLIKNRLLEGQTSIPMGPLSQRMALDNISQVALGFDFGALTHEKNAFHEHLIRIKKQIFHPFFLTFPFLDVLPIPSRKKAFKDVVSFRELLVKRVQDELVNNYKFEQTTFAASDLIRAHNNEIIDYKQLTDNIVIILVAGHENPQLLFNSSLYLLAKYSNEWQEKLRKEVNGITDPKGLADLPLLNAFLFEVVRMYPPLSTIINRCTTKTCKLGAEIVIPKGVYVGYNNFGTSHDPKTWGTTADDFKPERWGSDIETIRKNWRMAKNRCAVTGFHGGRRACLGEKLALTEMRISLAEMLKQFRWSLDPEWEEKLTPAGPLCPLNLKLKFNENIME; translated from the coding sequence ATGGAGTTGTTAAAGCTTCTGtgtttgattttatttcttaCTCTTTCCTATGTCGCCTTTGCAATCATTGTCCCACCTCTAAACTTTCCCAAAAATATACCCACCATCCCATTTTATGTAGTATTTTTACCAGTAATATTTCCCATTGATCAAACGGAGCTATACGATCTTTATATTAGGGAATCAATGGAAAAATACGGTGCtgtaaaatttttctttggttcACGGTGGAATATTCTCGTTTCTCGTTCTGAGTATCTAGCACAAATATTCAAAGATGAAGATACTTTTGCGAAGAGCGGtaatcaaaagaaaatccCATACAGTGCTCTTGCCGCTTACACAGGGGACAATGTCATTAGCGCGTATGGTGCAGTTTGGAGAAACTACAGAAATGCTGTGACAAACGGGCTCCAACATTTTGACGATGCACctatattcaaaaatgcaaaaattttatgcactttgataaaaaacaGACTCCTAGAAGGACAAACTTCGATCCCTATGGGACCTTTATCCCAGAGAATGGCATTGGATAACATTTCACAGGTTGCCCTTGGATTTGATTTTGGTGCTCTAAcacatgaaaaaaatgctttcCACGAGCATTTGATTCGTATtaaaaagcaaatatttcatccattctttttaacttttccATTCCTTGATGTTCTTCCTATtccttcaagaaaaaaagccttCAAGGATGTTGTTAGTTTTAGAGAACTTCTCGTTAAAAGAGTTCAAGATGAATTAGTCAATAATTACAAATTTGAACAAACTACTTTTGCTGCCAGTGATCTAATTCGTGCTCACAATAACGAAATAATCGACTACAAACAGTTGACCGATAATATCGTCATTATCCTTGTCGCTGGCCATGAAAACCCGCAGTTGCTATTTAATAGTTCACTCTACCTTCTAGCCAAATATTCAAATGAATGGCAAGAGAAACTCAGGAAGGAAGTAAACGGCATCACTGATCCAAAAGGCTTAGCAGATTTACCCTTATTAAATGCTTTTCTCTTCGAAGTAGTAAGAATGTATCCTCCTTTGAGCACAATTATTAATAGATGTACTACCAAAACGTGCAAGTTGGGGGCGGAAATTGTTATACCCAAGGGCGTATATGTCGGGTACAACAACTTTGGAACCTCACACGATCCCAAAACTTGGGGCACAACAGCAGATGATTTTAAACCAGAAAGATGGGGTTCAGATATCGAAACCATAAGGAAAAACTGGAGAATGGCGAAAAACAGATGTGCTGTGACTGGGTTCCATGGAGGCCGAAGAGCATGCCTAGGGGAAAAACTAGCCCTAACAGAAATGAGAATTTCTTTGGCTGAAATGTTGAAACAGTTTCGATGGAGTCTTGACCCTGAAtgggaagaaaaattaactCCCGCTGGGCCTCTTTGCCCTCTTAATTTAAAGTTAAAATTTAACGAGAATATAATggaataa
- the DIT1 gene encoding Dit1p (Sporulation-specific enzyme required for spore wall maturation; involved in the production of a soluble LL-dityrosine-containing precursor of the spore wall; transcripts accumulate at the time of prospore enclosure): MTFTSNLPSSSEQSISPPASSFSSSTDTLKDIDIPHNGADLSTYSKFLALYCRSDKCDDFYSLEEKQNCKFGDQWLDFINTIHNLDFSESEVSGRVSERILPASLANKFTNNLGVAIKISEYTRDDERQIRGCVTTVENENSFNNWFVYHILDQSQLSLSEHPIVTKEVKYHELFADFFEKNLKNTIVNDQWNFGGRDYFIERSRYFTDRYLRIECILPAFPCKSSNEQKVYGSVPDKGEELALKRLIKATQDLVKIYPPGMKIWIVSDGHVFSDCIGVDDDVVSTYTTKLHELYKRVAIPGVDAIGFCGLNDLFFSGAASKVFDPKWVSDVEVAHYTGTQICPKSDLSRQILMKGCDTDAGRLRKQIAIEGHPRLHLYRGFSRFMMEDLSLLEHFQSYSRKKFKKIISMIAFNMIKRNDAYSNLVELIFPHHLRISIHAHTNSGPKFGIKVISNEQCSIVSSLEDLDEPKFEDFLHIPTPWHNCVVKVEDEKEKYFLTKSKVVKEALEKGMYDGVWKDTRFDIGEGGHFVIKKIS, encoded by the coding sequence ATGACATTTACTAGCAACTTGCCCTCAAGCTCCGAGCAGTCAATATCACCACCTGcctcttcattttcttcatcgaCTGATACGTTGAAAGATATTGATATTCCCCATAATGGGGCCGATTTGTCTACATATAGTAAATTTCTGGCCCTGTATTGCAGAAGCGACAAATGTGACGATTTTTACTCTTTAGAGGAAAAACAGAATTGTAAATTTGGAGACCAATGGCTCGACTTTATCAACACTATTCACAATCTGGACTTTTCTGAATCCGAAGTAAGTGGACGGGTTTCTGAAAGAATTTTGCCAGCTTCTTTAGCAAATAAATTTACCAATAATTTAGGAGTGGCAATAAAGATTTCTGAATATACACGCGATGACGAACGCCAGATTCGTGGGTGTGTTACAACAGTTGagaatgaaaattctttcaataacTGGTTCGTATATCATATTTTAGACCAATCTCAATTATCTCTAAGTGAACATCCAATTGTAACCAAAGAAGTTAAGTATCACGAATTAtttgcagatttttttgagaaaaatttgaaaaacacAATAGTTAATGATCAATGGAATTTTGGTGGCCGTGattattttattgaacGTTCAAGATATTTTACCGATCGATATTTGAGAATTGAATGCATCTTGCCAGCGTTTCCATGTAAGTCATCTAATGAGCAAAAAGTGTACGGTTCCGTTCCTGACAAAGGCGAAGAACTCgctttgaaaagattaatAAAAGCCACACAAGACCTTGTCAAGATATATCCACCGGGTATGAAAATTTGGATAGTTAGTGATGGCCATGTTTTCTCCGATTGTATTGGGGTCGATGATGACGTCGTGAGTACTTACACGACCAAATTGCACGAACTGTATAAAAGAGTGGCTATACCTGGTGTTGACGCCATTGGCTTTTGTGGATTGAAcgatttattttttagcGGTGCAGCTAGTAAAGTTTTCGATCCAAAGTGGGTTAGTGATGTTGAAGTTGCACACTACACAGGAACTCAAATCTGTCCTAAGTCCGATTTGTCGAGACAGATTTTGATGAAAGGCTGTGATACAGATGCAGGTCGTTTGAGAAAGCAGATTGCAATAGAAGGACATCCAAGATTGCATCTGTATAGGGGCTTTTCACGTTTTATGATGGAAGATTTATCTCTACTGGAACATTTCCAAAGTTAttccagaaaaaaattcaagaaaatcattTCAATGATCGCTTTTAACATGATTAAGAGAAATGACGCGTATTCGAACTTAGTGGAATTGATATTCCCTCATCATTTGAGAATTTCTATTCATGCGCACACTAACAGCGGGCCCAAATTTGGTATAAAAGTAATCTCCAACGAACAGTGTTCTATTGTTAGTTCGTTAGAAGACCTTGATGAACCcaaatttgaagattttttaCATATTCCCACACCTTGGCATAATTGTGTCGTGAAGGTTGAGGAtgaaaaggagaaataCTTTTTGACAAAATCAAAAGTAGTCAAGGAGGCTCTCGAAAAGGGTATGTATGATGGTGTATGGAAAGATACTCGTTTCGATATTGGAGAAGGAGGACATTTCGttatcaagaaaatctCTTAA
- the RPB7 gene encoding DNA-directed RNA polymerase II subunit RPB7 (RNA polymerase II subunit B16; forms dissociable heterodimer with Rpb4p; Rpb4/7 dissociates from RNAPII as Ser2 CTD phosphorylation increases; Rpb4/7 regulates cellular lifespan via mRNA decay process; involved in recruitment of 3'-end processing factors to transcribing RNA polymerase II complex, export of mRNA to cytoplasm under stress conditions; also involved in translation initiation), with amino-acid sequence MFFIKDLSLNITLHPSFFGPRMKQYLKTKLLEEVEGSCTGKFGYILCVLDYDNIDIQRGRILPTDGSAEFNVKYRAVVFKPFKGEVVDGTVVSCSQHGFEVQVGPMKVFVTKHLMPQDLTFNAGSNPPSYQSSEDVITIKSRIRVKIEGCISQVSSIHAIGSIKEDYLGAI; translated from the coding sequence ATGTTTTTTATTAAAGACCTTTCGCTTAATATTACCCTTCATCCGTCCTTTTTCGGTCCTCGAATGAAGCAATATCTAAAGACAAAACTATTGGAAGAGGTTGAAGGTTCGTGTACGGGTAAATTCGGATATATTCTTTGTGTCCTAGACTATGATAATATAGATATTCAACGTGGGAGAATATTGCCCACAGATGGGTCCGCCGAGTTCAACGTGAAATATAGAGCTGTAGTTTTCAAACCATTTAAAGGGGAAGTAGTGGACGGCACAGTCGTTTCATGTTCTCAGCACGGGTTCGAAGTGCAAGTAGGTCCAATGAAAGTATTTGTGACAAAGCATCTGATGCCTCAAGATTTAACCTTTAATGCGGGTTCAAACCCACCATCATACCAAAGTTCCGAGGATGTCATCACCATAAAAAGTAGAATTAGAGTTAAAATTGAAGGTTGTATCAGTCAAGTGAGTTCTATTCACGCAATCGGTAGTATCAAAGAAGATTATTTGGGTGCTATTTAA
- the MRP20 gene encoding mitochondrial 54S ribosomal protein uL23m MRP20 (Mitochondrial ribosomal protein of the large subunit), translated as MPRLTVGTKNMLYPLQKTLAVGSCKPEQVPIRSLASVVESSSKILDKSGSDREVDINVSEKIYKWTKAGIEQGKEHFKVGGNKVYFPKARIILLRPNAKHTPYQAKFIVPKSFNKLDLRDYLYHIYGLRAMNITTQLLHGKFNRMNLQTTRFREPQIKKMTIEMEEPFIWPEEPRPDENSFWDSTTPDNMEKYREERLNCLGSDANKPGTAFDGVVGPYERVAQPFIPRFLKREIDNKRERHAAELQRADKLIALNRYIEDLH; from the coding sequence ATGCCACGATTGACGGTTGGAACGAAGAATATGTTGTATCCTTTGCAAAAAACACTTGCAGTAGGAAGTTGCAAGCCAGAGCAGGTTCCAATAAGATCACTAGCCTCAGTGGTGGAGAGTTCCTCCAAAATACTCGACAAAAGCGGCAGCGATCGCGAAGTAGATATAAACGTAAGCGAGAAGATTTATAAGTGGACAAAGGCGGGCATAGAGCAGGGAAAGGAGCATTTCAAAGTTGGAGGTAACAAAGTCTACTTTCCCAAGGCCAGGATCATCCTCTTGAGGCCCAACGCGAAGCACACACCGTATCAAGCAAAATTCATCGTCCCAAAATCGTTCAACAAACTGGATCTCAGAGACTATCTTTATCATATCTACGGCTTAAGAGCAATGAACATTACGACGCAGCTGCTTCATGGGAAGTTTAACCGTATGAACCTACAGACGACGCGGTTTAGAGAACCGcagatcaagaaaatgactATCGAGATGGAAGAACCCTTCATTTGGCCCGAAGAACCCCGTCCGGACGAAAACTCCTTCTGGGACAGCACCACGCCTGACAACATGGAAAAGTACCGTGAAGAAAGACTTAACTGCTTGGGCTCAGACGCCAACAAACCCGGCACAGCATTCGACGGAGTCGTGGGGCCTTACGAACGGGTGGCCCAGCCTTTTATACCTCGCTTCTTAAAACGAGAGATAGACAATAAGCGAGAGCGTCACGCCGCCGAACTGCAGCGCGCAGATAAACTAATTGCCCTGAACAGGTACATAGAAGATCTACATTAG